Proteins encoded within one genomic window of Bradyrhizobium sp. 186:
- a CDS encoding DNA topoisomerase, with protein MADQIVITEKTSQAKDVRAAIGSRYGDVLPAEGHLFDLLEPEDVVPAWKRWSPILLRPVGLYGTRPAEGGNKAAKLKVIREALRTAKRVWLATDCDREGQLIGQEILEHYEYRGQVMRVLFTAQDSQTIRDAFGRAKPNAEYSRLYAAAVARRQADQIYNLSLTRTATVILGQGVRRVIGVGRVKTPTLAIVCKRELEIRNFVPLAYFEIVATAKVAGGQFQMRHAPQDRIAKREIAQDVVKAAEGFEGALSVRVEDKRQAPPKLHDLPSLQKLCGSSFGWSASKTLEVAQELYDGQGKKIVTYPRAEVRYLPQSLVSDVPRIIAGLRVGQSFSAIPVPEPPVIRRGASGTFYDKGLEGASHHAVIPNVNAIDKLPEVWPRLSSDEKKLFDVIARAYMAALMPDFRYRQTTAALDVHGFEFRAAGRQPIDLGWRAAFPEWQPADEKGDEAQLLPPLRNGEIAQLQDPKIENKETRPPSRYNEGTLIEAMQNAWRFVDDEVLRDRLKEAKGIGTPATRAEIIGGLKKQGFLIAQGKNIVPTETGLSLFGVLKQADPALVDPGVTAQLECLLDDVVVGKQEMVGAIDAVCDVAERIISKLKEDGTAAGPSLLGSAGGNGTGTYPPTPAMKRFADSLIRQKGIKPPPGYKTSISICRKFLSEHAPKKFDGEKLVPKPVSPAQLLYAKKLAQRKGLVIPEDSTTNSVAMSAWIDKNRDKKRRIGSRKTSNRPVGSAAPQVAPPKMSRKRNVNADAASTAPVPANSSRTPLRIPYGNKEVALKLGARYGSGGWYAPPGVDLSVFGERGWLL; from the coding sequence ATGGCAGATCAGATCGTCATCACGGAGAAAACCAGCCAGGCCAAAGACGTCCGCGCCGCAATTGGTTCGCGCTACGGTGATGTTCTTCCAGCCGAGGGTCATTTGTTCGATCTCCTGGAACCGGAGGACGTCGTTCCAGCCTGGAAGCGATGGTCGCCGATACTTTTACGGCCTGTTGGTCTTTACGGTACACGCCCGGCAGAGGGCGGTAACAAGGCCGCTAAGCTCAAGGTCATTCGCGAGGCTTTACGCACTGCCAAGCGAGTTTGGCTTGCAACCGATTGCGACCGCGAGGGTCAGTTGATCGGTCAGGAAATTCTTGAACATTACGAGTATCGCGGTCAGGTAATGCGGGTGCTGTTCACCGCGCAGGATTCGCAGACCATCCGTGACGCATTCGGTAGGGCAAAGCCGAATGCCGAATACTCCCGCCTATACGCTGCCGCCGTTGCGCGCCGACAGGCTGATCAAATTTATAACCTGTCACTGACCCGCACTGCGACCGTCATCCTGGGACAGGGCGTGCGGAGAGTGATCGGCGTCGGCCGCGTAAAAACGCCGACGTTGGCAATTGTTTGCAAGCGCGAGTTGGAAATTCGAAACTTCGTGCCGCTTGCTTATTTTGAAATTGTCGCCACCGCGAAAGTGGCGGGCGGGCAATTCCAGATGCGGCACGCGCCGCAGGACCGAATTGCTAAGCGCGAGATCGCCCAGGACGTAGTCAAAGCGGCTGAAGGTTTCGAGGGCGCGCTCAGCGTGCGCGTCGAAGACAAGCGGCAAGCGCCACCTAAGCTGCATGATTTGCCGTCGTTGCAGAAACTCTGTGGCTCGAGCTTCGGCTGGTCAGCCAGCAAAACGCTCGAAGTGGCGCAGGAGCTGTATGACGGCCAAGGCAAGAAGATTGTCACCTATCCTCGCGCAGAGGTACGCTACCTGCCGCAGAGCTTGGTATCTGACGTGCCGCGAATCATTGCCGGACTGCGGGTGGGCCAATCGTTCAGCGCGATCCCTGTACCCGAGCCGCCGGTCATCCGCAGAGGTGCGAGCGGCACCTTTTACGACAAGGGGCTGGAGGGTGCGAGCCACCATGCCGTCATTCCCAATGTCAACGCCATCGACAAACTGCCGGAGGTCTGGCCTCGTCTGTCGTCTGACGAGAAGAAACTCTTTGACGTCATCGCGCGGGCATATATGGCCGCGCTGATGCCGGACTTCCGTTATCGGCAGACAACCGCGGCGCTCGATGTGCACGGTTTTGAATTCCGCGCAGCCGGTCGCCAACCCATCGATCTCGGCTGGCGAGCAGCATTCCCGGAGTGGCAACCCGCCGACGAAAAGGGTGATGAGGCGCAATTGCTGCCGCCGCTGCGCAACGGCGAGATCGCGCAACTGCAAGATCCAAAAATTGAAAACAAGGAGACCCGGCCGCCGTCCCGTTACAACGAAGGCACTCTGATCGAGGCTATGCAGAATGCCTGGCGTTTTGTTGATGACGAGGTTCTTCGGGATCGCTTGAAGGAAGCCAAGGGTATCGGCACGCCTGCGACCCGAGCCGAGATCATCGGCGGGCTGAAGAAGCAGGGTTTCCTGATTGCCCAGGGAAAGAATATTGTGCCGACCGAGACCGGCTTGTCGTTGTTCGGGGTTCTCAAACAAGCCGATCCGGCGCTAGTCGATCCGGGCGTGACGGCACAACTTGAATGCTTGCTCGATGATGTCGTTGTTGGCAAACAGGAGATGGTCGGCGCGATTGACGCCGTATGCGATGTCGCCGAGCGCATTATCAGCAAGCTGAAGGAGGATGGTACTGCGGCGGGACCTTCTTTGCTTGGCAGCGCAGGGGGCAATGGCACAGGAACGTATCCACCGACGCCTGCGATGAAACGCTTTGCTGACAGCCTCATCCGACAAAAAGGCATCAAACCACCGCCCGGCTATAAAACATCGATATCGATCTGTCGCAAATTCCTTAGCGAACACGCGCCTAAAAAGTTCGACGGCGAAAAGCTCGTCCCCAAGCCGGTAAGCCCAGCACAGTTGTTGTACGCCAAGAAGCTGGCGCAGCGGAAAGGTCTTGTCATTCCCGAAGATTCAACGACCAACTCGGTCGCGATGTCCGCGTGGATTGATAAGAATCGAGACAAGAAACGCCGCATTGGTAGTCGCAAAACCTCCAACAGGCCGGTAGGGTCGGCTGCACCCCAAGTTGCACCGCCGAAGATGTCCCGAAAGCGAAACGTTAACGCCGATGCCGCTTCAACCGCTCCCGTGCCAGCAAATTCAAGCAGGACGCCGCTGCGGATTCCTTATGGCAACAAGGAGGTCGCTCTGAAGCTCGGAGCCCGTTATGGCTCAGGGGGATGGTATGCCCCGCCTGGAGTTGATCTTTCTGTATTTGGCGAGCGGGGGTGGCTGCTTTAG
- a CDS encoding thermonuclease family protein, which yields MTIRIQATLGVFLLCLSTAAGAGDIVGRASIIDGDTLEIHGTRIRLWGIDAPESDQLCRGDDSLQYRCGAKAANELDKFVASRPVACVRIDTDRYRRTVAACSVDGVDLAEWLVVHGHALDWPRYSKGKYANEQRQAEQTEQGIWAGSFAKPWQYRACVKAGGSLANCSDETL from the coding sequence TTGACCATCCGAATTCAAGCAACCTTGGGTGTCTTCCTACTGTGCCTTTCGACTGCGGCAGGTGCTGGCGATATTGTTGGCCGCGCCAGCATCATCGACGGCGACACGCTCGAAATCCATGGCACCCGCATTCGGCTTTGGGGCATCGACGCCCCCGAAAGCGATCAGCTTTGCCGTGGTGACGATAGCTTACAGTATCGCTGCGGTGCAAAGGCGGCGAATGAATTGGACAAGTTCGTCGCTTCCCGTCCGGTGGCCTGTGTGCGGATCGATACCGATCGATATCGCCGCACGGTTGCCGCTTGTTCCGTCGATGGTGTTGATCTCGCGGAGTGGCTTGTGGTTCACGGCCACGCGCTTGACTGGCCTCGTTATTCGAAAGGCAAATACGCGAACGAACAACGACAAGCCGAACAGACCGAACAGGGCATATGGGCTGGTAGCTTTGCCAAGCCGTGGCAGTATCGGGCATGCGTGAAAGCGGGCGGGAGTCTTGCCAATTGTTCGGATGAGACGCTTTAG
- a CDS encoding helix-turn-helix transcriptional regulator, with the protein MDLREIFALNLRRLRRAKGLSQDDLAADAEISRSYLSQLERGSFHVSIKIIGKLADVLDAEPEEFLKRSRGARK; encoded by the coding sequence ATGGACCTGCGGGAAATCTTTGCGCTCAATCTGCGTCGCCTACGGCGCGCAAAAGGATTGTCGCAGGATGATCTCGCCGCCGATGCCGAGATCAGCCGCAGTTATCTCAGTCAACTCGAACGCGGCTCTTTTCATGTTAGCATCAAGATTATCGGCAAGCTTGCGGACGTGTTGGATGCTGAACCTGAGGAATTTCTAAAACGATCAAGGGGCGCACGAAAGTAA
- a CDS encoding DUF3833 family protein — MAIDDFRSTKPLLLPEQFFVGRLEGWAVLENLVGGLLKRATISGHGEFDSDTETVLFTEAYTFDDGHSDTLHWTIRKGDAGKYTGLENRLEGEAIGEQAGCAFHWKYTRDTPQANGKSFKLNFDDWFYAIDERACIVRGSAGRAGIPFATAHVTYRKL; from the coding sequence ATGGCGATCGATGATTTCAGAAGCACAAAGCCACTCCTTCTTCCCGAGCAGTTCTTCGTCGGACGGCTTGAGGGTTGGGCAGTCTTGGAAAATTTGGTCGGCGGACTTTTAAAGCGTGCGACAATTTCGGGCCATGGTGAATTCGACTCAGACACGGAAACGGTTCTATTCACCGAGGCTTACACCTTCGATGACGGGCATTCGGACACGCTGCATTGGACGATACGAAAGGGCGATGCAGGCAAATATACCGGATTGGAAAACCGACTTGAAGGCGAAGCGATAGGCGAGCAAGCCGGTTGCGCGTTCCACTGGAAGTACACGCGCGACACACCGCAAGCTAACGGTAAATCCTTCAAGCTGAACTTCGACGATTGGTTCTATGCAATCGATGAGCGCGCTTGCATCGTTCGCGGCAGTGCCGGTCGTGCTGGCATTCCGTTCGCAACGGCACACGTTACTTATCGGAAGCTTTAA
- a CDS encoding phasin family protein → MKDQMLEVPADVRELVEKTIDQTERAFGYFFEAAKVPLPPPGDLALDLAQRNMATAFEFARKLARAKNLQEVIELQAELLRIQIGHASEFMRELAPKR, encoded by the coding sequence ATGAAAGACCAGATGTTGGAAGTCCCGGCTGACGTTCGTGAACTGGTCGAAAAAACAATCGACCAAACCGAGAGAGCGTTCGGGTACTTTTTTGAAGCGGCCAAGGTGCCACTTCCGCCACCGGGCGATCTTGCGCTTGATCTCGCTCAGCGGAACATGGCAACCGCGTTCGAATTCGCGCGCAAGCTCGCGCGCGCCAAGAATTTGCAGGAAGTGATTGAGCTTCAAGCGGAATTATTGCGTATCCAAATCGGGCACGCGAGCGAGTTCATGCGTGAGCTAGCGCCGAAGCGTTAA
- a CDS encoding helix-turn-helix domain-containing protein, whose amino-acid sequence MKDYSLLAAQVRAARAILGWSQGYLAEGANVNKSTIIDLEANRRVPHEITLMVVLDQLTAAGIDFTEDGVKVRAWPLKPYVPVGIRQKETPTPPAPATRTKAKSIKNVVSSRTGNKL is encoded by the coding sequence ATGAAAGATTACTCTCTGTTGGCGGCACAGGTTCGAGCGGCTAGGGCCATCCTCGGCTGGTCGCAGGGATATCTTGCTGAAGGTGCCAATGTGAACAAATCCACGATCATTGACCTTGAAGCAAACCGGCGTGTCCCACACGAAATCACCTTAATGGTTGTGCTGGATCAGCTTACGGCCGCCGGGATTGATTTCACGGAAGACGGGGTGAAGGTTCGCGCGTGGCCGCTGAAGCCTTATGTTCCGGTCGGCATTCGGCAGAAGGAAACGCCTACGCCCCCTGCACCAGCTACTCGCACGAAGGCTAAATCCATTAAGAATGTGGTAAGTTCGCGCACAGGCAACAAGCTCTAG
- a CDS encoding excisionase: MSIDKSWKSDKKTESSSMSSFMIIPVPANDNIGPDHLLPLKEACKVAFPRGGMTVSGLRREAARGHLVVMRIANRDFTTLRSIQEMGNLCRVAAEDLTSIGGANAVKLEKSSAVQHGSSSTAASMLPRDALLAKIQRHKSA, encoded by the coding sequence TTGAGTATTGACAAAAGTTGGAAATCCGATAAAAAGACGGAATCATCATCAATGTCAAGCTTCATGATTATTCCCGTTCCGGCGAACGACAATATCGGTCCTGACCATCTTCTGCCCCTGAAGGAAGCGTGCAAGGTAGCGTTTCCAAGGGGCGGGATGACGGTCAGCGGTTTACGGCGGGAAGCGGCGCGTGGGCACCTTGTCGTCATGCGAATAGCAAACAGGGATTTCACCACTCTCCGTAGCATCCAAGAAATGGGGAATCTATGCCGCGTCGCAGCCGAGGACCTTACCTCTATTGGCGGAGCGAACGCCGTAAAGCTGGAAAAATCATCGGCCGTGCAACATGGATCATCATCGACGGCAGCAAGCATGTTGCCACGGGATGCGTTGCTGGCGAAGATTCAAAGGCACAAGAGTGCCTAG